From a region of the Halanaerobium hydrogeniformans genome:
- a CDS encoding YgiQ family radical SAM protein codes for MVEINRDRFMVISKKDMAERKWNQLDFIIVSGDAYIDHPSFGTAVIARVLEDAGYKVGIIAQPDWHDLKDFKKLGRPRYGFLVTAGNMDSMVNHYSVNKHRRSYDNYSPGGQSGLRPDRATIVYCNRIREAYGDIAIIIGGIEASLRRFAYYDYWDDSVRRSILFDSRADLLVYGMGETQILKIAENLEAGIDIQYVNYLPGTAYVADDLENMADYQLLPSYEEVRKNKKQYAYAYKLEYLEQDPIRGKILVQQHNDKYLLQNPPVKPLSQEKLDHVYSLPYQRDYHPIYEKEGGVPAIKEVKFSLISSRGCFGACSFCAITFHQGKMMAARSKESLLEEAKTIIAMDDFKGYIHDVGGPTANFRKPSCSKQLSQGLCKNKECIFPEACSQLEVDHSEYFDILREIRGLPGVKKVFVRSGIRYDYLLEDKSSHGYLKELAQNHVSGQLKVAPEHVSERVLKYMGKPSIDVFDKFRKKFYQINRQIDKEQYLIPYFISSHPGSTLEDAVKLAEYLRDIDHHPEQVQDFYPTPGTKSTAMYYSGYDPDSMEEIYTAKSSQAKKMQRALLQYHKKRNHKLVRKALKMAGRRDLIGFHKKALVPPVDK; via the coding sequence ATGGTTGAAATAAATAGAGATAGATTTATGGTTATTTCTAAAAAAGACATGGCAGAACGCAAGTGGAATCAATTAGATTTTATTATAGTTAGTGGTGACGCATATATTGACCACCCATCCTTTGGGACTGCCGTTATTGCTAGAGTATTAGAGGATGCCGGCTATAAGGTTGGTATCATAGCTCAACCTGACTGGCATGATCTTAAAGATTTCAAAAAACTAGGTAGACCTCGCTATGGTTTTTTGGTTACAGCTGGAAATATGGACTCAATGGTTAATCATTATTCAGTAAACAAACACAGACGTAGTTATGATAATTATTCTCCTGGTGGTCAAAGTGGACTCAGACCGGATAGGGCAACTATTGTTTACTGCAATAGAATAAGAGAGGCTTATGGAGATATAGCAATTATCATTGGTGGGATTGAAGCTAGTTTAAGGCGCTTTGCCTATTATGACTACTGGGATGATAGTGTACGTCGTTCAATCTTGTTTGACAGTAGAGCAGATTTATTGGTGTATGGAATGGGAGAAACACAAATTTTAAAGATTGCAGAAAATCTGGAGGCAGGCATTGATATTCAATATGTTAATTATCTGCCCGGGACTGCTTATGTAGCAGATGACTTAGAAAATATGGCTGATTATCAGCTGCTGCCTTCTTATGAAGAAGTGAGGAAAAACAAAAAACAATATGCATATGCCTATAAATTAGAATATTTAGAGCAGGATCCTATTAGAGGTAAAATTTTGGTTCAGCAACATAATGATAAATATTTGCTTCAAAACCCACCTGTGAAACCACTGAGTCAGGAAAAATTAGACCATGTTTATTCACTGCCTTATCAGCGAGATTATCATCCGATTTATGAAAAAGAAGGAGGGGTTCCAGCAATTAAAGAAGTTAAATTTAGTTTGATAAGTTCTAGGGGCTGTTTTGGAGCCTGTTCTTTTTGTGCCATTACTTTTCATCAGGGCAAGATGATGGCTGCTAGATCAAAAGAATCGCTATTAGAAGAGGCCAAAACAATAATTGCAATGGATGATTTTAAAGGCTATATTCATGATGTTGGTGGGCCTACAGCTAATTTCAGAAAACCATCCTGCAGCAAACAGCTTTCTCAGGGTTTATGTAAAAATAAAGAGTGTATTTTTCCTGAAGCATGCAGCCAATTGGAGGTTGATCACAGTGAATATTTTGATATTTTAAGGGAAATTAGAGGGCTGCCCGGAGTCAAAAAAGTTTTTGTTCGATCCGGAATCCGCTATGATTATTTACTAGAGGATAAATCAAGCCATGGTTATCTTAAAGAATTGGCCCAAAACCATGTCAGCGGTCAGTTAAAAGTTGCTCCAGAACATGTTTCAGAACGAGTCTTAAAATATATGGGTAAGCCTTCAATAGATGTTTTTGATAAGTTTAGAAAAAAGTTTTATCAAATTAATAGACAAATTGATAAAGAACAATACTTGATTCCTTATTTTATTTCTAGCCACCCTGGAAGCACTCTTGAAGATGCAGTAAAATTAGCTGAATATTTAAGGGATATTGACCATCATCCCGAACAGGTTCAGGATTTTTATCCAACTCCAGGCACAAAATCAACTGCAATGTACTACAGTGGATATGATCCAGATAGTATGGAAGAGATTTATACTGCTAAGTCTTCACAAGCAAAAAAAATGCAGAGAGCACTGCTGCAGTACCATAAAAAAAGAAACCATAAATTGGTTAGAAAAGCTCTGAAAATGGCAGGTCGAAGAGATTTGATTGGTTTTCACAAAAAAGCCCTTGTTCCACCAGTTGATAAATAA
- a CDS encoding ABC transporter permease, whose amino-acid sequence MKKKALFIILLIIQLYVNYQNWFLKGQAWDRLELRVATVFSIFLTALLLLLIFNKNMFSFLMENDLFLKTWHEFNKNLGGKIAVVMLFLIFYAAFMAPFIAPYSPTAIDYSNMTYSPPSLDNWFGTDDFGRDIFSRVLYGARIALGIGFAAVLVNATLGVTLGLLAGYYGGKADMIIMRIIEIWNSIPFILLALAIISALGRGMVNLIIAVGVTGLINFSRLTRSIVLQIKEKEYVEAARALGASDRRILIKHVLPNSISSLIVLATLRIGISILIVAGLSFLGLGIQPPTSAWGTMLNRGQDYLIQAPWMSIFPGLAIVVTVLSFNLLGDALRDALDPRQLE is encoded by the coding sequence GGTCAGGCCTGGGACAGATTGGAACTTAGGGTTGCTACCGTCTTTTCTATTTTTTTAACTGCTCTTTTGTTATTGTTAATTTTTAATAAAAATATGTTTAGTTTTTTAATGGAAAATGATTTATTTTTAAAAACCTGGCATGAATTCAATAAAAACCTTGGGGGTAAAATTGCAGTAGTTATGCTTTTTTTAATTTTTTATGCTGCTTTCATGGCTCCTTTTATTGCACCATATTCACCAACTGCTATAGATTACAGTAATATGACTTACTCACCACCTTCACTTGATAATTGGTTTGGAACTGATGATTTTGGTCGCGATATATTCTCAAGAGTTTTATATGGAGCTAGAATAGCTTTAGGTATTGGCTTTGCTGCTGTTTTGGTAAATGCAACCTTAGGAGTTACTCTTGGTTTATTGGCTGGTTATTATGGTGGGAAAGCAGATATGATTATTATGAGAATCATAGAAATTTGGAACTCTATTCCCTTTATTTTATTGGCACTAGCAATTATTTCTGCACTGGGTAGAGGAATGGTTAATCTAATTATAGCAGTAGGGGTCACAGGTTTAATTAACTTTTCTCGTTTAACCAGGTCAATTGTTCTTCAGATAAAAGAAAAGGAGTATGTAGAAGCTGCTAGAGCTCTGGGAGCAAGTGACAGAAGAATTTTAATAAAACATGTGCTGCCTAATTCTATTTCTTCTTTAATAGTTTTAGCTACCCTCAGAATAGGGATTTCAATTTTGATAGTAGCTGGTTTGAGTTTTCTTGGTTTAGGGATCCAACCTCCGACTTCAGCCTGGGGAACAATGTTGAATAGAGGACAGGATTATTTAATTCAGGCTCCCTGGATGTCCATATTTCCTGGTTTAGCAATAGTTGTTACCGTTTTAAGTTTTAATCTATTAGGAGATGCACTTAGAGATGCACTTGATCCAAGACAATTAGAGTAA
- a CDS encoding AbgT family transporter encodes MGTGTLIYTMVLYSIAFMIGWTILLIIWFMFNLPIGPGGVLFYLKLPRKLHPSYALAGDELAIYSDFQYTF; translated from the coding sequence ATAGGCACAGGCACTTTGATTTATACTATGGTACTATATTCTATTGCTTTTATGATCGGCTGGACCATATTATTAATTATCTGGTTTATGTTTAATCTACCAATTGGTCCAGGTGGTGTTTTATTTTATCTAAAACTGCCAAGAAAACTCCATCCAAGCTATGCATTGGCTGGAGATGAATTGGCTATTTATTCTGATTTTCAATATACTTTTTAA
- a CDS encoding AzlC family ABC transporter permease — MKKNTTGNSAVHAFKKGIKAAIPIILGYLPIGIAFGMLAVNKGLTPVQTTTMSIFVFAGSAQLVSIEMIAAGAAVTAIIAMTFLVNLRHLLLSASLSLHLRDLPLYYYPFLGFLITDESFAVAMTKLKNVKNTQGYFLGLGLTAYLGWVFSSAIGAFLTAVIPFTDAGLLDFVLPAMFIVLLVMQINDKIEITVALFAGFLSLIFSLTIEGSWNIILATVAAAFLGVYLDGNR, encoded by the coding sequence ATGAAAAAAAATACAACGGGGAATTCTGCAGTTCATGCTTTTAAAAAAGGAATTAAAGCAGCCATACCAATAATTTTAGGCTATTTGCCAATTGGAATTGCATTCGGAATGCTGGCTGTTAATAAGGGGCTGACACCAGTTCAAACTACCACAATGTCCATCTTTGTTTTTGCAGGTTCAGCTCAACTAGTTTCAATAGAAATGATAGCAGCAGGTGCAGCAGTAACTGCAATTATTGCCATGACTTTTTTAGTTAATTTAAGACATCTGCTATTGTCTGCTTCTCTTAGTCTTCACTTAAGGGACTTACCATTATATTATTATCCATTTTTAGGTTTTTTAATAACAGATGAGTCTTTTGCAGTAGCAATGACTAAACTAAAAAACGTAAAAAATACGCAGGGATACTTTTTGGGACTTGGATTAACTGCATATTTAGGCTGGGTTTTTAGTTCTGCTATTGGTGCCTTTTTGACAGCGGTTATTCCTTTTACTGATGCTGGTCTATTGGATTTTGTTTTACCGGCAATGTTTATAGTTCTTCTTGTAATGCAGATTAATGATAAAATAGAAATTACAGTCGCACTGTTTGCCGGATTTTTATCCCTGATTTTTAGTTTGACTATTGAGGGTAGTTGGAATATAATTTTAGCTACAGTGGCAGCGGCATTTTTGGGGGTATATTTAGATGGAAACAGATAA
- a CDS encoding P1 family peptidase — translation MNNDLTAVKGIKVGNAEIKDAGTGCTVILAEDGFTIGAEIRGGAPATRETALISSEAVVDKANAVFLTGGSAFGLDAAGGVMQYLSEEKIGFKTGGGIVPIVPSAAIYDLEYISSQKPDQSLAYQACKNANSKALKSASLGAAAGAVCGKINGMESASKTLLGHASHKNGDLIVAALAVVNAFFDITDLNNNILAGAKNKEGEFIDSQKYILNTPRVKLGFSRENTTLVVVATNAILNKNEANRISMMGHSGFSRSINGVHTMLDGDAVFTVGTNKVKADINQIGITAAEVVRRAIVSAAG, via the coding sequence ATGAATAATGATTTAACAGCTGTCAAAGGTATAAAAGTTGGGAATGCAGAAATAAAAGATGCAGGGACAGGCTGTACAGTAATTTTAGCTGAAGATGGCTTTACAATAGGAGCCGAAATCAGAGGTGGGGCTCCAGCCACACGAGAAACTGCTTTAATTAGTTCTGAAGCTGTAGTTGATAAAGCAAATGCTGTGTTTTTAACCGGTGGCAGTGCTTTTGGACTTGATGCAGCCGGTGGTGTAATGCAGTACCTCTCAGAAGAAAAAATAGGTTTTAAAACAGGAGGTGGAATAGTACCTATAGTACCTTCTGCTGCAATTTATGATTTAGAATACATATCTTCTCAAAAACCTGACCAGTCTTTAGCGTATCAGGCCTGTAAAAATGCTAATTCAAAAGCTTTAAAATCTGCCAGTCTGGGGGCAGCGGCCGGAGCAGTTTGTGGTAAAATTAATGGTATGGAATCAGCCAGTAAAACTCTTTTAGGACATGCTTCTCATAAAAATGGGGATCTTATTGTAGCTGCTTTAGCAGTTGTTAATGCTTTTTTTGATATAACAGACCTTAATAATAATATACTGGCTGGTGCCAAAAACAAAGAGGGAGAATTTATTGATAGCCAAAAATATATACTAAATACTCCCCGGGTAAAACTCGGGTTCAGCAGAGAAAATACAACTTTAGTAGTTGTAGCTACAAATGCCATTTTAAATAAAAATGAAGCAAATAGAATTTCAATGATGGGCCATAGTGGGTTTTCTAGAAGTATTAATGGTGTTCATACAATGCTAGACGGGGATGCGGTTTTTACTGTGGGCACTAATAAAGTTAAAGCAGATATTAATCAGATAGGTATTACTGCAGCAGAAGTTGTTAGAAGAGCTATCGTTTCTGCAGCTGGATAA
- the larB gene encoding nickel pincer cofactor biosynthesis protein LarB, which produces MNKSFLKEILKKVKSGEIEVDKAADSLKDLPYKDLGYARVDHHRSIRNGFPEVIYCEGKSLDEIEGIVAEMLKHNNNILASRASKEVYERIKKIAPDAVYHERPKMVFIEKNKLKKTKSKILVVSGGTSDMPVAEEAVVTANALGTKVDTLYDVGVAGLHRLLGSLEKLDEAEVIIVVAGMEGALASVVGGLVDKPVIAVPTSVGYGANFGGLSSLLTMINSCASGVGVVNIDNGFGAAYLASTIILQIEKARREG; this is translated from the coding sequence ATGAATAAATCATTCTTAAAAGAAATATTAAAAAAAGTAAAAAGTGGAGAAATTGAAGTTGATAAAGCAGCTGATTCTTTAAAAGATTTGCCCTATAAAGATCTTGGTTATGCCAGGGTAGATCATCACCGCAGTATTAGAAATGGATTTCCAGAGGTTATTTATTGTGAAGGTAAATCTCTGGATGAAATTGAAGGAATTGTAGCTGAAATGCTTAAACATAATAATAATATTTTGGCCAGTAGAGCTAGTAAAGAGGTTTATGAGAGAATTAAAAAAATAGCTCCTGATGCAGTTTATCATGAGCGGCCTAAAATGGTTTTCATAGAGAAAAATAAATTAAAAAAAACCAAATCAAAAATACTGGTTGTAAGTGGTGGAACTTCTGATATGCCGGTTGCAGAAGAAGCGGTTGTTACTGCAAATGCTCTGGGGACTAAAGTAGACACACTTTATGATGTAGGAGTTGCAGGACTGCATCGACTTTTAGGTAGTTTAGAAAAATTGGATGAAGCTGAAGTTATAATCGTTGTTGCAGGTATGGAGGGCGCTTTAGCTAGTGTAGTAGGAGGTTTGGTTGATAAACCTGTGATTGCAGTCCCTACTAGTGTAGGTTATGGAGCTAATTTTGGTGGTCTGTCTTCACTCTTAACCATGATAAATAGCTGTGCAAGTGGTGTTGGAGTGGTTAACATCGATAATGGTTTTGGAGCTGCTTATCTGGCCAGTACTATTATTTTGCAGATAGAAAAAGCAAGAAGGGAAGGGTAG
- a CDS encoding threonine aldolase family protein, protein MEIKVDLFSDTGTRPSQDMRRFMAEAEVGDEQLGEDPSVNRLCRMAAEMMGKDEAIYLPSGLMANQISYAVHTNPGDEIIMDRTAHPIHYEAGAVAVISGASIKALAGEGGIFSAADLKAAIRGYDYHSPQTKVVSIEQTTNLGGGRIWPLERIAEIAKIAAANDLKMHMDGARMLNAAIAAGVAPLDYGQYFDSIWLDLSKGLGAPVGSVLAGSAEFIEKARFWKQRLGGAMRQAGIIAAGGIFALEHNVSRLKEDHEHAKMLAKTIDDQPGLEIDPDTVETNIVLFSVKDNKTELFADELLKQGIRVSRLNGKLRAVTHLDVGRDDIRFAVKNIEKIANQIFPE, encoded by the coding sequence ATGGAAATCAAAGTAGATTTATTTAGTGATACAGGAACCAGGCCTTCTCAGGATATGAGAAGATTTATGGCAGAGGCTGAAGTGGGGGATGAACAACTGGGGGAAGATCCAAGTGTTAATAGACTCTGTAGGATGGCTGCTGAAATGATGGGTAAAGATGAAGCTATTTATCTCCCCTCTGGTTTAATGGCGAACCAGATTTCTTATGCAGTTCATACAAATCCTGGTGACGAAATAATTATGGACCGAACTGCTCATCCAATTCACTATGAAGCAGGTGCTGTTGCTGTTATTTCTGGAGCCTCTATAAAAGCTTTAGCTGGTGAAGGAGGTATTTTCAGTGCAGCTGATCTAAAAGCAGCAATTAGAGGTTATGACTATCACAGTCCGCAAACTAAAGTCGTTTCTATTGAACAAACTACTAATTTAGGTGGTGGCAGGATTTGGCCTTTAGAAAGAATCGCAGAAATTGCAAAAATAGCTGCTGCTAATGATTTAAAAATGCATATGGATGGAGCCAGAATGCTTAATGCAGCAATTGCAGCAGGAGTTGCTCCTTTAGATTATGGGCAATATTTTGATTCTATCTGGCTGGATTTAAGTAAAGGCCTGGGCGCACCTGTAGGTTCAGTACTGGCTGGTTCGGCTGAATTTATTGAAAAAGCACGCTTTTGGAAACAAAGACTTGGTGGTGCAATGAGACAGGCAGGTATTATTGCTGCTGGTGGAATTTTCGCTTTAGAACATAATGTAAGTAGACTAAAAGAAGATCATGAGCACGCTAAGATGTTGGCTAAGACTATAGATGATCAACCGGGTTTAGAGATTGATCCTGATACAGTTGAAACTAATATAGTACTATTTTCTGTCAAAGATAATAAAACTGAACTTTTTGCTGATGAACTTTTAAAACAAGGAATAAGGGTTAGTAGATTAAATGGAAAACTAAGAGCAGTAACTCATCTTGATGTAGGCAGAGATGATATTCGTTTTGCCGTTAAAAACATTGAAAAAATAGCAAATCAAATTTTTCCTGAATAA
- the larE gene encoding ATP-dependent sacrificial sulfur transferase LarE, giving the protein MSTVTKEEKYSILLDNLKNLEPFILAFSGGVDSTFLTAAALDAEVEFEAVTVNTPFVPQREINEIKELVKELKFEHRQLDIGLSELEKALENTPERCYYCKEIIFSKIKEYAGEREIIEGSNLDDTGDYRPGRKALKELKVKSPLLDAGFTKKEIRSLSKKMDLSTWNKATLSCLATRISYNDQITEEKLEKIYLAEELLRKNGLIQFRVRDHNNLARIEIAPQERSKILDLNLMDKIHSKLIKLGFQYVTLDLSAYKSGSMNKEILGVDDE; this is encoded by the coding sequence TTGAGTACAGTTACTAAAGAAGAAAAATACAGCATTTTATTAGATAATTTAAAAAACTTAGAACCCTTTATTCTGGCATTTTCGGGAGGAGTAGACAGCACTTTTCTTACTGCAGCAGCTTTAGATGCAGAAGTAGAATTTGAAGCTGTTACTGTTAATACACCTTTTGTTCCGCAAAGAGAAATTAATGAGATAAAAGAACTGGTAAAAGAGCTTAAATTTGAACACAGGCAACTAGATATTGGACTTTCTGAGTTAGAAAAAGCTCTTGAAAATACGCCAGAACGCTGCTATTATTGCAAAGAAATTATCTTTTCAAAAATTAAAGAATACGCTGGAGAAAGGGAAATTATAGAAGGGTCTAATCTGGATGATACTGGAGATTATAGGCCTGGAAGGAAGGCATTAAAAGAGTTAAAGGTAAAAAGTCCTCTTTTAGATGCTGGTTTTACTAAAAAAGAGATTAGAAGTTTATCGAAAAAAATGGATTTATCTACCTGGAATAAAGCAACTTTATCCTGTCTGGCAACCCGTATCTCTTATAATGACCAGATTACTGAAGAAAAATTAGAAAAAATATATTTAGCAGAAGAATTATTAAGAAAAAATGGCTTGATACAATTCAGGGTAAGAGATCATAATAACCTGGCTCGAATAGAAATTGCTCCTCAGGAAAGAAGCAAAATTTTAGATTTAAATTTGATGGATAAAATTCATTCTAAATTAATTAAATTAGGATTCCAATATGTTACACTTGATTTATCAGCATATAAAAGTGGTAGCATGAATAAAGAAATATTGGGGGTAGATGATGAATAA
- a CDS encoding AzlD domain-containing protein, whose protein sequence is METDKYILMITGMLIVTFLPRFLPLMLLGKKELPQKAISWLSYIPAAVLSALLAPSILMEEGGLYIALDNIALLAFFPTLLIAYKTKNIFLTVSGGMFFYLFLDIIL, encoded by the coding sequence ATGGAAACAGATAAATACATATTAATGATTACAGGAATGCTGATTGTAACATTTTTACCTCGCTTTTTACCTTTGATGCTTTTGGGGAAAAAAGAACTCCCCCAAAAAGCTATCAGCTGGCTTAGTTATATACCAGCAGCTGTTCTTTCTGCTCTGCTGGCTCCTTCTATTTTGATGGAGGAGGGTGGCCTTTATATCGCACTGGATAATATAGCTTTACTGGCTTTTTTTCCAACTTTGTTAATAGCTTATAAAACAAAAAATATATTTTTGACCGTTAGTGGTGGAATGTTTTTTTATCTTTTTTTAGATATAATTTTATAA
- the phoU gene encoding phosphate signaling complex protein PhoU — translation MEQVYAKKREQLLDDLSDMSEVADDMLQKVIKALDNMDVETAKDIINRDDVLDNYKITIEEEVSRLLTLDQPTAADTWFCISLVKIAGDLERVGDHATNIAEIMLELKHDGITNPMVMIPELADIVTEMLDVVLESFTTRNVDLAEAACRKDEQADNLYEEIYSRGIKMLGDQEEKKNIQEIVKNLNLAKSLERVGDHATNIGEETIFIATGKRVKY, via the coding sequence ATGGAGCAGGTGTATGCAAAAAAGCGTGAACAGCTTCTAGATGATCTCAGTGATATGAGTGAGGTAGCAGATGACATGTTACAGAAAGTTATTAAAGCTCTGGATAATATGGATGTAGAAACAGCTAAAGATATAATTAATAGAGATGATGTTTTAGATAATTATAAAATCACTATTGAGGAAGAAGTGTCACGCTTATTAACCCTGGATCAACCTACTGCAGCTGATACCTGGTTTTGTATTTCTTTAGTTAAAATAGCTGGAGATCTAGAAAGAGTAGGAGATCATGCTACAAATATAGCCGAAATAATGCTTGAGTTAAAACATGATGGTATTACAAATCCTATGGTCATGATCCCTGAATTAGCAGATATTGTAACAGAAATGCTTGATGTTGTCTTAGAATCTTTTACAACTAGAAATGTTGATCTTGCAGAAGCAGCCTGTCGTAAAGATGAACAAGCTGATAATTTATATGAAGAAATCTATTCTCGTGGGATTAAAATGCTGGGAGACCAAGAAGAGAAAAAGAATATTCAGGAGATAGTTAAAAATCTTAACCTGGCTAAATCACTCGAAAGGGTTGGAGATCACGCAACAAATATTGGTGAAGAAACAATCTTTATTGCTACAGGGAAAAGGGTTAAATATTAA